From the genome of Natrinema marinum:
GCGGGGCAACCCGACGGTCGAGGCCGACGTGGTCACCGAAAGCGGCGGCTTCGGCCGCGCCGCGGCACCCAGCGGTGCCAGCACCGGCGAGTACGAGGCCGTCGAGCGGCCGCCGTCCGAGGCGATCGCCGCGGCTCGAGAGCGCGCCGTGCCCCGACTCGTCGGCGAGGTCTACGCGGGCAACCAGCGCGAGGTCGACGCCGCGCTTCACGCCGCCGACGGCACCGACGACTTCTCGGAGATCGGTGCCAACAGCGCGGTCGCCATCTCGATGGCCGCCGCGAAGGCCGGTGCCGACGTGCTCGGCGCGCCGCTGTTCCAGCACCTCGGCGGCACCTTCCGCGGCGAGAACTTCCCGATCCCGCTCGGGAACGTCGTCGGCGGCGGCGAACACGCCGCCGATGCGACCGACATTCAGGAGTTCCTCGCGGCACCTGTCGGCGCACCCAGCGTCGCGGATGCCGTCTTCGCCAACGCAGCCGTCCACGCCGCCGTCTCCGAGCTACTCTCCGAGCGGGGCGTTCCCTGCGGCAAGGGCGACGAGGGCGCGTGGGCACCGTCGATCGACGACGGCGAGGCCTTCGAGATCGTCGACGAGGCCGTCTCGCAGGTCGAAGACGAGGTCGGTTTCGAGATCAAATTCGGGCTCGACGTCGCCGGCGCGGAGCTGTACGACGCCGACTCGGAGACCTACGAGTACAGCGACCGGAGCCGCGATACGGACGAGCAGATCGCGTACATCGCGGAACTGGTCGACGAGTACGACCTCGTCTACGTCGAGGACCCACTCGACGAGGACGACTACGACGCCTTCGCCGACCTCACCGATCGAGTCGGCGACCGGACGCTGATCTGCGGTGACGACCTGTTCGTCACCAACACCGATCGGCTCCGCGAGGGGATCGACCGCGACGCGGCCAACAGCATCCTGATCAAGCCAAATCAGATCGGGACGCTCTCGGACGCGTTCGACGCGATCGAACTCGCGACCGAACACGGCTACGACTCGGTCGTCTCCCACCGGTCGGGCGAGACCGAAGACGCGACGATCGCACACCTCGCCGTCGCGACCGACGCGCCCTACATCAAGACGGGCGCCGTCGGCGGCGAGCGAACCGCAAAGCTCAACGAGCTCATTCGAATCGCAGACGACGCGACATGACAGATAACGACGCAACCCAGGAAGGGCTCGACGCCGCCGAGGAAGACATCGACGAGGAGCCAGCCGAAGGGGCTGGCCCCGCCGCCGAGGAGGACGTCGAGCCTGCAGCCGAACAGCCCGCAGACGCCGAGGGAGCACCCGCGGCCGACGACGAACCAGCCGACGACGCCGAGGACGCCGGACCGACCCTCGACGACGACGTGATGTCCGACGAGGAGGCGGACCTGCTGATCCCCGTCGAGGACTACCTCGGCGCTGGCGTCCACATCGGGACCCAGCAGAAGACCGCGGATATGGAGCGGTTCATCCACCGCGTCCGCACCGACGGTCTCTACGTGCTCGACGTCTCGAAGACCGACGGCCGCATCCGCACGGCCGCGGACTTCCTCGCGAACTACGACCCCGAGCAGATTCTGGTCACCTCGAGCCGCCAGTACGGTCGCTTCCCGGCCGAGAAGTTCGCCGAGGCCGTGGGCGCACGCGCCCGCACCGGCCGCTTCATCCCCGGCACCCTGACGAACCCGAAGTACGACGGCTACATCGAGCCGGACGTGCTGGTCGTCACCGACCCGATCGGCGACGCCCAGGCCGTCAAGGAGGCCATCACGGTCGGCATCCCGGTCATCGCGATGTGCGACTCGAACAACCAGCTCAGTAACGTCGACCTCGTCGTCCCGACGAACAACAAGGGTCGCAAGGCCCTCTCGGTCGTCTACTGGCTGCTCGCAAACGAGGTCCTCGACCGCCGCGGTGCCGAGCCGTCCTACTCGCTCGAGGACTTCGAGAGCACGGTCTAACGTTCGGTTTCGACGCTGTTCGTTTTCCAGCCACTCGTTTTCCAGCCACAGCTACCCGAAATAAGGGCCGACGGCCGATCGCGGCCGGCCGCTGTCGAGCGGTCAGATTATCCCGCGGCTTCGAGCAACTCCTCGACCAGTTCCGCAGCGTCGGCCGCCGTCGGACCGAAGACGTACGTCGCGGGTTCGATCCCGAACGCCCCGCGATGGTAGGTGATCCGCGGAACGGTCCCGCGCTCTTCGAACCGCGTTCGGAGGTGGTCGGCGCGGTCCTCGTAGTCGGCGTCGAACTCGAGCGGATCGATCCCCATCGATTCGGCGGCCGCGAGCAGATCGTCGTCGGTGGCGATGTTCGTCGCACCGCGGACGGCCGGGTCGACGCCGTTGGCGGCGAGCACCGCGGTCGCGACGTGTTTCGACGCGCCGAACTCGGGGTTGGCGGGAATCTCGATCCGACCGCCCATGGCGTATATCCGGCCGGGGACGGCCGCCACGTCGGTCTCGTCGTCGGGGTTTGGCAGGCACATTCCGACGTTGGTGCCGACGTTGGGGATAGCCTCGGCCATGGCCGGAATCGCGGCGAGCGTCCGCGCGGCGGTGCGGACGTTCGCGAGCACGTCTCGCTCGGCACGGATATCGGGATCGAGGCCGCGCACGCAGAGATCACAGCCCAATCCCCGAAGCTCGGGCATGACTTCCTCGTGAAGCTCGCAGATCGGACCGCGGTCCTCCAAGCTGCGGACGAGCGAGAGGAGTTCCGCGAGCGCGTCGTAGCCGTCCATCTCGCCGCTTGCGAGTCCGTCGGCGATGCGGTCGACGGTCGCGGCGGTCTCCGGGTCGTCGCGAAACCGGTCATCGCCGCCGCCCTCGCCGGCGACGTACTTGCTGACGGCGGCCTGCGTGACGCCGAGTTCCGCGGCGACCTCCTGTTGGGTCAGTCCGCGGTCGGCGAGGCGGGTCGCCAGCATCGCCCGCACCGTCGGGAGGAACCGATCGACGACGAGCTCACTCGGTAAGACGAGCGACATACGACCGACCTTCGAGCGCAACGCCTTAAAATCCGACTACAGCGGCGGCCGCAACGGGACGAGGGTCAGCGGCGACACAGACAGCTATTAATCGTCGTCGTTCGAACGGCCGGCCATGACACTCTCGAGCGCTCCCGGCAAGGTGTACCTGTTCGGGGAGCACGCGGTGGTCTACGGCGAACCCGCCGTACCGTGTGCGATCGAGCGGCGCGCGCGGGTCGAGGTACAGCGACGCGACGACGAGAAGCTCCGCGTCCACGCCGAAGACCTCAGTCTGGACGGCTTTACTGTCGAGTACGACGGTACGGCAGGGAACGGACCCGACGTGGACGTCTCGGAATCGCTGATCAGCGCCGCGATGGGCTACGTCGACGGCGCGATCGAGCAGGTCCGCGAAGTCACCGGCGAGGACGAGGTCGGCTTCGACGTGACGATCGAGAGCGACATCCCGCTGGGCGCGGGGCTGGGCTCGTCGGCGGCGGTCGTCGTCGCCGCCATCGACGCCGCGGCCCGCGAACTCGGTGTCACCCTCGAGACGGACGAACTCGCGGAGCGCGCCTACTGGACGGAACATCAGGTCCAAGACGGGCAAGCCTCGCGAGCGGACACGTTCTGCTCTGCGACCGGCGGCGCGGTCCGCGTCGAGGGCGACGACTGCCGCACGATAGAGGCTCCCGATCTGCCGATCGTGATCGGATTCGACGGCGGCGCGGGCGACACCGGCCAGTTGGTCGCGGGCGTTCGCGACCTGCGCGAGGAGTACGACTTCGCCGCGAGCACGGTCGAAGCGATCGGCAACATCGTTCGAAACGGGGAGGACGCGCTCGCGGCCGGCGACATCGAGGAACTCGGTCGGCTGATGGACTTCAATCACGGGCTGCTGTCCGCGCTGGGCGTCTCCTCGCGCTCGCTCGATACGATGGTCTGGGCGGCCCGCGACGCGGGCGCACGCGGCGCGAAGCTGACCGGTGCCGGCGGGGGCGGTTGTATCGTCGCGCTGGACCCGACCGAGGAGACGGAGACCGCCCTGTCGTTCACCCCCGGCTGTGAGGATACCTTCCGGGCGGAACTCGCCGACGAGGGGGTGTGCCGCCTCGAATGATCGTTCTCAAACTCGGCGGCAGCGTCATCACCGAGAAAGACCGCGCGGAGACGCTCGACGGCGACGCCCTGTCGCGGGCGGCCGACGCCATCGCGGCGGCGCTCGAAAACGACCGGGAAAACTTCGTGATCGTCCACGGCGGCGGAAGCTTCGGCCACCACAACGCCAGCGAACACGGCGTCAGCACGACCGCGGGGACCCGCGACGCCAACGCGGTGCTCGACATCCACGGTGCGATGACGACGTTGAACCGGTTCGTGCTAAGCCGGTTGCTCGAGCGCGGCGTAGGGGCGGTGCCGGTTCATCCGTTTTCGACGGCTCACCGCGACGGCGAGGGCCGGCTCGAACTGCCGACTGGGCAGGTCGAAACGATGCTCGCGGAGGGGTTCGTCCCCGTCCTCCACGGCGACGTGATCGCCCACGCGGGCGCGGGCGCGACCGTCGTCAGCGGCGACGAACTCGTGGCGACGCTCGCCCGCGACCTCGAGGCGGACCGAGTCGGCCTCTGTTCGACCGTTCCCGGCGTCCTGGACGAGGGTGACGCGGTGATCGACCGGATCGACGAGTTCGACGCCGTCGCCGACGTGCTAGGGGCCAGCGACGCCACCGACGTGACCGGCGGGATGGCCGGCAAGGTTCGAACGCTGCTCGAACTCGAGGCGAAAGCGTCGATCTTCGGGCTCGAGTCGCTCGAGTCGTTCCTCGAGGGCGCGGCTCCGGGGACGACGATCGACTGAGCGTGGGGGAAGAGGCGACGCGACGCCCGCTTACCGCGTCCAGAATCCGCCGGTGAACATGACGAGGACGGGGATGATCTCGAGGCGGCCGATCCACATGAGGAAGATCATCAGGAGCTTCGACGGGATCGGGAACTCCGTGTAACTGCCGAAGGGGCCGAGGAAGCCGAATCCGGGGCCGATGTTGCCGATCGTCGCCAGGCTCGCGCTGAACGCCTCGAGGGGTGTGTCGACGAGTCGATTGGCGTCGAGCGCGATAAGAAGGGTCGCAATCGCGAAGATGAACAGGTAGAGGAAGGTAAAGCCGAGCACCCCCCGGATGGCGTCTTCATCGACGACGTTGCCGCCGAGTCGAATCGGGCGAACGACTTCGGGATGGGAGGCCGTAAACAGTTCTCGCCGGAGAATCTTGAAGACGATCAGCCACCGGACGACCTTGACGCCACCGCCGGTCGAACCGGCACAGCCGCCGACGAGCATGGCGAACAGGAGGACGATCTTCCCCGTCGAACTCCAGTCGACGAAATCGCTGGTCGCGTAGCCGGTTGAGGTCAATAGCGACGCGATCTGGAAGGCGCTCTGCCGGAGGGAGTTCTCGAGGATCCCTTCGGTCGCGCCGCCGAGGTCCAGTGTCGGGGCGGCACCCGTATAGAGGATCGCCGCGAGAAGAGCGGTGAGGCCGCCGATCGCGGCGATATACGCGCGAAATTCCGAGTTCCGGACGAAGCGGTGCCCTTCGCCGCTGAAGACGTGCCAGAACAGCGCGAAGTTCGTCCCAGCGACGATCATGAACGGCACGAACGTCCACTGGACGATCGCAGAGAACGCCGCGACGCTGTCGGCTTCCGGCGAAAATCCGCCCGTCGGCAGCGTCGTGAACCCGTGGGCGACGGCGTTGTACAGCCCCATCTCGGGTGCCAACCCGACTAGGTGGAGACCGTAGAGGATCGCCATGAAAACGACGGTGAACGCGAAGTAGACGAGCCAGAGGATGCGCGCCGTCTCGGCGATCCGCGGCGTAAGCTTCTGCAGTTGGGGCCCTGGCGCTTCCGATTCGACCAGCTGTGCGCCGCTGACCGCCAGTTCCGGCAGGATCGCGACCATCAACACGATGATCCCCATCCCGCCGAGCCACTGGGTGAGCTGTCGCCACATCATCACCGCGTGGGAGTGCTCCTCGAGCGAGATTTCGCCAAGAACGGTCGCCCCCGTCGTCGTGAAGCCGGACATCGATTCGAACAGCGCGTTGACCGGATGGGCGAGCGTCGACTCGGTTCCCCAACCGGCGATGACGTACGGCACCGCGCCGACGACGGCGACCGCGAGCCACGAGATCGCGACGAACAGCATCGCCTCGCGAACTTGTAGCTCCGGATCGCGGTCCAGCCGCTCCAGACCGTAGCCGACGGCGATCGTGAGCACGATCGTCGCGACGAACGGGACGATAGACTCCGCGTAGACGAGCGCGACGACGACCGGAACCACGAGCGGCACGGCGAGATACTTCAGGAGGGTGCCGACCAGCGCCACGCTGGCGCGCCAATCGGTCCGGAGCCTCATGGCGACACCTCGTCTCTGCGAGTGAGTCTGGACACTGTCTGTCTCGCCATTTCTGTCGGGTCGTATTAATCCATCGTGACTTCCCCTCGAGTGCGCCTCGAGTCCGAACCGACCGGTCGCGACCCCGCGAAACCAGGCGACGTATCTATATACTTTCCGTGTGTATTGGTACCAATGAACATACGATCGCCCAGCGTCCGTCGCCCCAACTCGTTTTACGACGTGTTCAGCGTCGTCGCCGCCGCAGTCATCATCATGGGGATCGTACTCGCGGTTCGGTACGGAACGGGCATGCGAGAAGCGCTGGTCGTCTTCATGGTGGTCGTCTTCGGATGGGCCGTCTGGGCGATGGAACGGATTCTGGCCGATTCCGGGTCGCGGGCCGGACAGAGACGGCTCCGACCCTGAGTACAGCGGTTTCAGCCGGCCGTCGCGGCCGGCGCACCGACCCCGGCACGAATGGGATGGCCGAAGCAGAACTCAGATCAGTTCGACGACCTCGTCGAGCACCGCCGCGTCGACGAAGACGATCACGTGATCGCCGGGTTCGACGACGGTCGAGCCGCGGGGCGTGATGTGATCGCCGCTACGCGAGATCGCGCCGATGACGACGCCCGGCGGGAGGTCGTTCGTCGCGGCGGCGATGTTTCGACCGACGAGCACGCTGTCGGCGCCGACCTCGATCTCGATGACCTCCGCGCGGTCGTGCTCGAGCATCGCCACCTTCTCGGTGTGATCGGTCCGGGTAAAGCGGATGATCTCCTCGGCGGTCTCCTCGCGGGGGTTGACCGCCACGTCGATGCCGACGGTCTCGAAGAGGTCGGCGTACTCGGCGGTCTCGATGACGGCGACCGTGCGGTCGACGCCGAGGCGCTCGGCCAGCAGGGAGACCAGCAGGTTCTTCTCGTCGCTGTCGAGGGCGGCGATGACGACATCGGCCTCGTCGACGTGTTCGCGGGCCAGGAAGTCAGCGTCGGTCGCATCGCTTTCCATGACCATCGTGTTCGGGAGCGCCTCGGCGACCTCGCGGGCGCGCTCGTGGTCGCGCTCGATCAACCGCGGGCGAAAGCCGTGATCTTCGAACTCGCGGGCGGCCTGAAAACCGATCTCGCTGGCACCGACGATGACGACCTCTTCGGCGTCCTCCGGCGTCGTCGCGACCTCGTCTGCGAAGGCGTTGATCGAATCCGGGCTGCCGATGACGACGATCCGATCGCCGCCCCGGACGATCGTGTCACCGCGAGTTACGATCATCTCGTCGTCGCGGAAGATCGCCGCGAAGGTCAGCGAGTCGTAACGGTCGGCCTCTCTGACGGTCCGGTCCGCGATCGGGCTGCCCGCGGGGATGTCGAACTCGGCCATGCGGACGAGGCCGCCGGCGAACGTATCGACGTCGTGGGCGCTGGGCAGACCCGAAATACGGAAGATCGTCTGTGCGGTCAGCAGGTCGGTACAGACCATGAAGTCGACGCCGAAGGCGCCCTGCGAACTCCGCCAAGTCTCGAGCAGCGTCCGGCGTCGCACCCGTGCGATCGTGAATACCTCGGTAACGGCCTTCGCCGCCCCGCAGACGACCGCGTTCGTCTCGTCGTTGTCCGTACAGGCGATAACGAGCCCCGCCTCCGCCAGCCCCGCCTCGCGCAGCACCTCGAGGTCGGTGCCGTCGCCCCGGATCGTCAGCACGTCCAGCGAGTAGGTAAGTTCCTCGACCACGGCGCCGTCGCGGTCGACGACGGCCACGTCGTGGGTGTCTTCCAGATTGGCGGCAATCGACCGGCCGACCTCGCCGGCCCCGACGATGATTACGTACACGACGATTCCTCCGAAATCATAGTTGCTGCACACCGTTTTCGAGGCGACCGGCAAATGGATTTCGATGCCGAAAGCGCTCGTCGTGCGCGCGGGTCTGTGCGCGAACGCGCGGCTGAGCGGCCGAGAGAGGGAATCGACGAGTCGACGACCCAACCCGCTGCGTTTTTAACACCCGGCCGTGTACGTTGAGGTAGCGAAACCCGCGGGCAAGTGCGTTCGGGACTCACGATGTCGTGAGTCGCCGACGGCGGACCGGCCGCCGTCCCGGGCGCATAGCGGGATGGCCGACGCGCTGCAAGACGCCGGGGCCGCACAACCGGGAGTCCGCGGACCGTTTCGATGAGAGTCCACTACGCGGCTTTCAGTGCTACGAACCATGGAAATCGAAATTGCAACCATTGGCGGCTACGAAGAAGTCGGTCGGCAGATGACTGCCGTCCGCGCCGGCGACGACGTCGTCATCTTCGACATGGGTCTGAACCTCTCGCAGGTCCTGATCCACGACAACGTCGAAACCGAACGAATGCACAGCCTCGACCTGATCGACATGGGCGCGATCCCCGACGACCGGGTCATGAGCGACCTCGAGGGCGACGTGAAAGCGATCGTCCCAACCCACGGCCACTTGGACCACATCGGTGCCATCTCGAAGCTGGCTCACCGATACAACGCGCCGGTCGTCGCGACACCGTTTACGATCGAACTCGTCAAACAGCAGATCGAGGGCGAACAGAAGTTCGGCGTCGAGAACGACCTGATCAAGATGGAAGCCGGCGAGACGATGTCGCTTGGCGACTCCGGGAAGGTCGACCTCGAATTCGTCAACGTCACCCACTCGATCATCGACGCGATCAACCCCGTCCTCCACACGCCCGAGGGCGCGGTCGTCTACGGGCTGGACAAGCGCATGGACCACACGCCCGTCATCGGCGACCCGATCGACATGGAGCGGTTCCGTGAGATCGGCCGCGAGGGCAACGGCGTCCTCTGTTACATCGAGGACTGTACCAACGCGAACAAGAAGGGACGGACCCCCAGCGAGCGAGTCGCCCGCGAACACCTCCGCGACGTTCTCTACAGCCTCGAGGACTACGACGGCGGCATCGTCGCCACCACCTTCTCGAGTCACATCGCCCGCGTGAAGTCGCTCGTCGAGTTCGCCGACGACATCGGCCGACAGCCCGTCCTGCTCGGCCGCTCGATGGAGAAGTACTCCGGCACCGCCGAACGACTGGACTTCATCGACTTCCCCACCGACCTGGGGATGTTCGGCCACCGCAAGTCCGTCGACCGCACGTTCAAGCGGATCATGAACGAGGGCAAGGGCGACTACCTGCCCGTCGTCACCGGCCACCAGGGCGAGCCCCGCGCGATGCTCACCCGGATGGCCCGCGGCGAGACGCCCTACGAACTGGACGACGGCGACAAGGTCGTCTTCTCCGCCCGCGTCATTCCGGAGCCGACCAACGAAGGGCAGCGCTACCAGGCCGAGAAACTGCTCGGCATGCAGGGCGCACGCGTCTACGACGACATCCACGTCTCCGGCCACCTCAATCAGGAAGGCCACTACGAGATGTTAGACGCCCTCCAGCCCCAACACGTCATTCCGGCCCACCAGGACATGAGCGGCTTCTCGAGCTACGTCAACCTCTGCGAGAGCGAGGGCTACAAGATGGGGCGCGACCTCCACGTCACGCGAAACGGGAACCTCATCCAACTCGTCGACTGATATGACGAGCCCCGAGGCACGCGAAGAGGCGGTGCTCGAGGCGGTCCGGCAGCGCCGCGAGCAAGTCAACGAAGCGATCCCCGAGGAGTTGCCGATCCAGCGGCCCGAGCGACTCTACGAGGCCTCACGGTACCTCCTCGACGCGGGCGGCAAACGGCTGCGGCCCGCCGTCCTGTTGACGACCGCGGAGGCCCTGGCCGACGTCGACCCGCTCTCGGCGGACTACCGGTCGTTCACGCCGCTCGACGATGGGGATGCGGTCGACGTGATGGCCGCCGCCGTCAGCGTCGAGGTCATCCAGTCGTTTACCCTGATCCACGACGACATCATGGACGACGACGACCTCCGGCGCGGCGTCCCAGCCGTCCACAAGGAGTACGACCTCGAGACGGCCATTCTGGCCGGTGACACGCTCTACTCGAAAGCCTTCGAGATCATGCTCGAGACGGGGGCCGAGTCCGACCGCATCGTCGACGCGCTCGACGTGCTCGCGACGACCTGTACGAAGATCTGCGAGGGCCAGTCGCTGGACGTCACCTTCGAGGAGCGCACCGACGTCTCGCCCGACGAGTACCTCGAGATGGTCGAACAGAAGACCGCCGTGCTGTACGCCGCCTCCGCGTGTCTCCCCGCGATCTTGCTGGGCGCCGACGACGACACGATCGACGCGCTCTACGGTTACGGTCTCGACATCGGCCGCGCGTTCCAGATCCAAGACGACGTGCTCGATCTAACGGTCCCCAGCGAACAACTCGGCAAGCAGCGCGGGAGCGACCTCGTGGAGAACAAACAGACGCTGATCACCGTCCACGCCCGTGAACAGGGCGTCGACGTCGATGACTTGGTCGATACCGACGACGTGGACGCGGTCACCGAGGCCGAGATCGACGACGCGGTCGCCGAACTCGAGGCGGCCGGCTCGATCTCCTACGCCAACGACACCGCCCGCGACCTCGTCGAACAGGGCAAGGAGCGACTCAAGGTCCTGCCGGACAACGAGGCCCGCGACCTCCTCTGTGAGATCGCTCACTACCTGATCGAGCGCGGTTACTGACGCGCTCGACGGCTACGGGCCGTTTTTCGAAGCGCTGTTCTCGAGCGGCGGCCGAACTCACCGCTCGATATCGTCCGGGTCTTTTTGCGGATACCGTTCCGAGCGACGGACATGACTGACGATTCCGCCAGCGGCCGGGAGCCAAGTTCGTCGCGCCGCCGGTTCCTCACCACGGCCGCCGCGGCCGGCTCGATCGCGACCGCCGGCTGCGTCGGCTCGCTGCTCGGAGCCTCGACATCGAACGAGATCGAACCCGAAGAGCCGAGCCAGCCGCGCAAAGGAACCCCTGGCGAGTTCTACGCGCTCGTCGAACGAAACGACATTCCCGTCGAGTCGCTCCGCTGGGACGACGCCGATCTGGTGTTGCGATATCGCTCGAGCGCGGAGACCGAGTCGGAGTCGACGACCGAGATCGAGATCATCACGACGGTCTACAACGAGAATCTCGTGAAAAACGACGCCGAGGTCGGGATGCTCTACGCGGAGATCGCGAACCCCTTCGACGGGCAGGCTCGCGGCTGGGGCGTTAAGACGGAGTGGTGCGAGCGGTACAACGCGGCCGTTGCGGGCAGTTCGGACGAGAGCGATGACGAAACGACCGAGCCGAGTAGCGGCGACGGTACCGACAGTGGCAACGGCACCGAGAGCGACAACAGTACCGACGAATCCGCGGAGATGTCGGTGGCGGACTCGGCCGCGATGATCCTCATGAGTAACGTCCTCAACACGCGGGTTTACGAGGAGGACCTCGAGGGCTGACGCGACGGGAGAGGTGGCGAATCGCGAGGGTTTTGGGCCGGGCGCGAATACCGCTCGGTAATGGACGACGAGTTACGCGAGCGCGTCGAGCGCGAGGCAGAAAAGCACGCGCTGTTGAACGCCGTGAAACACGAGAGCGACGCCGACGTGGGCGCGATCATGGGGCCGCTGATGGGCGACAACCCCGACTTCCGCGAGCACGGCGACGAGATTCCGGGCATCGCCGGCGGCGTCATCGGCCGGGTCAACGAGTTAGACTACGAAGAGAAACGCGAGCGCCTCGAGGAACTGGCCCCCGAGGAACTCGCCGAGATCGAAGCGGAGGAGGAGGAAGACGAACACGACCTCCCGGACCTGCCCAACGCTGACGAGTACGACGATATCAGGATGCGGTGCGCGCCGAACCCGAACGGCCCGTGGCACGTCGGCCACGCCCGGATGCCCGCCGTCATCGGCACCTACCGCGAGCGCTACGACGGCTGGTTCTGCGTCCGGTTCGACGATACCGACCCCGAGACCAAGCGACCGGATCTCGAGGCCTACGACGCGATCCTCGAGGATCTCGACTATCTCGGCTTCGAACCCGACGCGACCTACAAGGCCAGCGACCGCCTCGAGACCTACTACGACCACGCCCGCGACCTGATCGAACTGGGCGGGGCCTACACCTGCTCGTGTTCGGGCGAGGAATTCTCCGAGCTGAAGAATTCGGGCGAGGCCTGTCCCCACCGCGACAAGGACGTCGAGACCGTCCTCGAGGAGTTCGAGGCCATGATCGACGGCGAGTACGAAAGCGGCGAGCTGGTCCTCCGGGTCAAGACCGATATCGAACACAAGAACCCCGCGCTACGGGACTGGGTGGCCTTCCGGATGATCGATACGCCCCATCCCCGCGAGGAAGCGAGCGAGTACCGCTGCTGGCCCATGCTCGACTTCCAGTCGGGCGTCGACGACCACCTCCTCGAGATCACCCACATCATCCGCGGGATCGACCTGCAGGACTCGGCGAAGCGCCAGCAGTTCGTCTACGACTACTTCGCCTGGGAGTATCCCGAGGTGATCCACTGGGGCCACGTCCAACTCGACGATTACGACGTGAAAGTGAGCACGTCGACGATTTCCGAACTGATCGAGGACGGCGAACTCGACGGCTGGGACGACCCTCGCGCGCCAACGTTGCAGAGCCTCCGACGGCGCGGCATCCGCGGCGAGGCCATCGTCGAGGCGATGACCGGCCTCGGCACCTCGACCACTGATGTCGACCTCGCGATGAGCTCGATCTACGCGAACAACCGCGACCTGATCGACGAGGAGACCGACCGACGCTTCCTCGTCCGCGAGGGCAACCAGATCCCCCTCGGCGGCAGCCCGCCGGACGAGGCGAACCCGCCGCTCCATCCGAACCACGAAGAGCGCGGCGTCCGCGAGATCCCTGTCGGCGACTCCGTCTTGCTCGAGCCCGAGGACCTCCCCGGACGCGAGGAGCGAATCTGGCTCAAGGGTCTGGGCTGTTTCCAGTTCACACGCGACACTCTCCAGTACACGGGCGAGGACATCGATGTCGTCCGCGAGGGCGACGTGGACGTCGTCCACTGGGTGCCCGCGGGCGAGAGCGTTCCCGTCCGCATGCGGACGATGGACGGCGACGTGACGGGGCGAGCAGAGCCCGGCGTCGGCGACCTCGAGCCCGACGAGATGGTCCAGTTCGAACGCGTCGGATTCGCGAGGATTGACCGGCACGACGAGGAGGAGACGGTCGCGTACTACGCGCACCCCTGACTCGAGCGCGAGACCGGACCCCTTCGAACCGATCGCTGTTCCTCCGAGACATCACTCGAGCAACTCGTCACCCAGTTCCGGATCGGGGTCGGCGACGATGCCGTCCTGTCGCCCCAGTAC
Proteins encoded in this window:
- a CDS encoding isopentenyl phosphate kinase — its product is MIVLKLGGSVITEKDRAETLDGDALSRAADAIAAALENDRENFVIVHGGGSFGHHNASEHGVSTTAGTRDANAVLDIHGAMTTLNRFVLSRLLERGVGAVPVHPFSTAHRDGEGRLELPTGQVETMLAEGFVPVLHGDVIAHAGAGATVVSGDELVATLARDLEADRVGLCSTVPGVLDEGDAVIDRIDEFDAVADVLGASDATDVTGGMAGKVRTLLELEAKASIFGLESLESFLEGAAPGTTID
- the trkA gene encoding Trk system potassium transporter TrkA, which produces MYVIIVGAGEVGRSIAANLEDTHDVAVVDRDGAVVEELTYSLDVLTIRGDGTDLEVLREAGLAEAGLVIACTDNDETNAVVCGAAKAVTEVFTIARVRRRTLLETWRSSQGAFGVDFMVCTDLLTAQTIFRISGLPSAHDVDTFAGGLVRMAEFDIPAGSPIADRTVREADRYDSLTFAAIFRDDEMIVTRGDTIVRGGDRIVVIGSPDSINAFADEVATTPEDAEEVVIVGASEIGFQAAREFEDHGFRPRLIERDHERAREVAEALPNTMVMESDATDADFLAREHVDEADVVIAALDSDEKNLLVSLLAERLGVDRTVAVIETAEYADLFETVGIDVAVNPREETAEEIIRFTRTDHTEKVAMLEHDRAEVIEIEVGADSVLVGRNIAAATNDLPPGVVIGAISRSGDHITPRGSTVVEPGDHVIVFVDAAVLDEVVELI
- the rpsB gene encoding 30S ribosomal protein S2 — translated: MTDNDATQEGLDAAEEDIDEEPAEGAGPAAEEDVEPAAEQPADAEGAPAADDEPADDAEDAGPTLDDDVMSDEEADLLIPVEDYLGAGVHIGTQQKTADMERFIHRVRTDGLYVLDVSKTDGRIRTAADFLANYDPEQILVTSSRQYGRFPAEKFAEAVGARARTGRFIPGTLTNPKYDGYIEPDVLVVTDPIGDAQAVKEAITVGIPVIAMCDSNNQLSNVDLVVPTNNKGRKALSVVYWLLANEVLDRRGAEPSYSLEDFESTV
- a CDS encoding TrkH family potassium uptake protein encodes the protein MRLRTDWRASVALVGTLLKYLAVPLVVPVVVALVYAESIVPFVATIVLTIAVGYGLERLDRDPELQVREAMLFVAISWLAVAVVGAVPYVIAGWGTESTLAHPVNALFESMSGFTTTGATVLGEISLEEHSHAVMMWRQLTQWLGGMGIIVLMVAILPELAVSGAQLVESEAPGPQLQKLTPRIAETARILWLVYFAFTVVFMAILYGLHLVGLAPEMGLYNAVAHGFTTLPTGGFSPEADSVAAFSAIVQWTFVPFMIVAGTNFALFWHVFSGEGHRFVRNSEFRAYIAAIGGLTALLAAILYTGAAPTLDLGGATEGILENSLRQSAFQIASLLTSTGYATSDFVDWSSTGKIVLLFAMLVGGCAGSTGGGVKVVRWLIVFKILRRELFTASHPEVVRPIRLGGNVVDEDAIRGVLGFTFLYLFIFAIATLLIALDANRLVDTPLEAFSASLATIGNIGPGFGFLGPFGSYTEFPIPSKLLMIFLMWIGRLEIIPVLVMFTGGFWTR
- a CDS encoding thiamine-phosphate synthase family protein yields the protein MSLVLPSELVVDRFLPTVRAMLATRLADRGLTQQEVAAELGVTQAAVSKYVAGEGGGDDRFRDDPETAATVDRIADGLASGEMDGYDALAELLSLVRSLEDRGPICELHEEVMPELRGLGCDLCVRGLDPDIRAERDVLANVRTAARTLAAIPAMAEAIPNVGTNVGMCLPNPDDETDVAAVPGRIYAMGGRIEIPANPEFGASKHVATAVLAANGVDPAVRGATNIATDDDLLAAAESMGIDPLEFDADYEDRADHLRTRFEERGTVPRITYHRGAFGIEPATYVFGPTAADAAELVEELLEAAG
- the eno gene encoding phosphopyruvate hydratase, which gives rise to MTLVTDVRLRRILDSRGNPTVEADVVTESGGFGRAAAPSGASTGEYEAVERPPSEAIAAARERAVPRLVGEVYAGNQREVDAALHAADGTDDFSEIGANSAVAISMAAAKAGADVLGAPLFQHLGGTFRGENFPIPLGNVVGGGEHAADATDIQEFLAAPVGAPSVADAVFANAAVHAAVSELLSERGVPCGKGDEGAWAPSIDDGEAFEIVDEAVSQVEDEVGFEIKFGLDVAGAELYDADSETYEYSDRSRDTDEQIAYIAELVDEYDLVYVEDPLDEDDYDAFADLTDRVGDRTLICGDDLFVTNTDRLREGIDRDAANSILIKPNQIGTLSDAFDAIELATEHGYDSVVSHRSGETEDATIAHLAVATDAPYIKTGAVGGERTAKLNELIRIADDAT